From Thermodesulfobacteriota bacterium, a single genomic window includes:
- a CDS encoding UDP-N-acetylmuramoyl-L-alanyl-D-glutamate--2,6-diaminopimelate ligase, whose product MKLSRILKAVKVNSIYRTGKQTAPKDGFKQNLNHDPDIGSLHYRAQEVHPGGLFVAIPGLVSDGHDFIDQARIRGALAVVSQKPVQSDHSLIQNTRLNEDDLTVIEVDNSRKALAEISAAFFGNPSQQLNLTGITGTNGKTTTAYLIESILVAAGINTGVIGTINYRYNGKVFENPVTTPESLDLQKILAGMLKEGVTHVVLEVSSHAIDLYRIENCWMDTGVFTNLTQDHLDYHGDMNSYWLCKKKMFIEHLPSGIKKDRALAVINRDNSKGRELFNILPVGGISTGHSTDNMIWPKMITHNLNGITGKISTPAGSFDFKSSLVGKHNIENILSATGVGIALDLSLDTIKKGLENVFFIPGRLERIAGNNGRFVYVDYAHTPDALGNVLASLKAVSPKKIICVFGCGGDRDRGKRPIMGEVVGKLCDLAIVTSDNPRTENPDKIIDQIISGLKKSCHHQYSRSSLKTGLKEKGYVIEPDRRSAIKLGIDVSRQGDTVLIAGKGHETYQIMGKDIIAFDDRKEAKQALMNEA is encoded by the coding sequence GTGAAACTTTCCAGGATACTTAAGGCAGTCAAAGTAAATAGTATTTACCGTACAGGTAAACAGACTGCACCAAAAGATGGTTTTAAGCAAAATTTAAATCATGATCCTGATATTGGTTCGCTGCACTACAGAGCACAGGAAGTTCATCCCGGGGGGTTATTTGTAGCCATACCAGGGCTTGTTTCAGATGGTCATGATTTTATTGACCAGGCCCGTATCAGAGGCGCTTTGGCTGTTGTATCACAAAAACCGGTTCAATCTGATCACTCACTTATCCAAAACACCAGGCTGAACGAAGATGATTTAACAGTCATTGAAGTTGATAACTCCAGGAAAGCTCTGGCAGAAATATCGGCAGCCTTTTTCGGAAACCCGTCGCAACAACTGAATTTAACGGGAATAACCGGAACAAACGGGAAGACAACAACCGCATATCTTATTGAAAGTATACTGGTTGCCGCTGGAATAAACACAGGGGTTATCGGTACCATAAACTACCGATATAATGGTAAGGTTTTCGAAAACCCGGTAACCACACCGGAATCACTCGATTTGCAGAAAATCCTGGCGGGAATGCTGAAAGAAGGGGTCACTCACGTTGTGCTGGAGGTGTCTTCCCACGCCATTGATCTCTACAGGATAGAAAACTGCTGGATGGATACGGGCGTGTTTACAAATTTAACCCAAGACCACCTCGATTATCATGGTGATATGAATTCCTACTGGCTTTGCAAGAAAAAAATGTTTATCGAGCATCTGCCTTCAGGGATTAAAAAAGACCGTGCGCTCGCTGTAATCAATCGTGATAATTCGAAAGGAAGAGAACTTTTCAATATACTTCCTGTTGGTGGCATTTCCACCGGGCATTCAACAGATAACATGATATGGCCGAAAATGATTACACATAACTTAAATGGTATTACGGGAAAGATTTCAACACCTGCCGGAAGCTTCGATTTCAAGTCGTCGCTGGTGGGAAAACATAATATAGAAAATATTCTCTCTGCCACGGGTGTGGGAATCGCTCTCGATCTTTCTTTAGACACTATTAAGAAAGGCCTAGAAAATGTTTTCTTTATACCCGGACGCCTTGAAAGAATTGCCGGAAATAATGGACGTTTTGTATATGTAGATTATGCGCATACACCTGATGCTCTGGGCAATGTATTGGCTTCTTTAAAAGCAGTTTCGCCGAAAAAAATAATATGTGTATTTGGATGTGGAGGAGACAGGGACAGAGGCAAACGGCCGATTATGGGCGAGGTAGTCGGAAAACTTTGCGACCTGGCAATAGTCACTTCTGACAATCCTCGAACTGAGAATCCAGATAAAATTATAGATCAGATTATTTCCGGATTAAAAAAATCATGCCACCATCAATACAGCCGGTCAAGCCTTAAAACTGGTTTGAAAGAAAAGGGTTATGTGATCGAACCGGACCGTAGAAGTGCAATAAAACTTGGCATCGATGTTTCCCGCCAGGGGGATACTGTACTTATCGCCGGAAAGGGTCATGAAACCTATCAGATCATGGGCAAAGATATAATCGCCTTTGATGATAGAAAAGAAGCAAAACAGGCACTTATGAATGAAGCTTAA